A section of the Flavobacterium sp. CG_23.5 genome encodes:
- the dprA gene encoding DNA-processing protein DprA, protein MLEQDLFHLLALQRVEGVGDIMAKKLLTHLGSAEAVFKAKASQLAAIDGVGSILLKNLKDQSVFTKASQELEFIKANDINVAYFQDENYPERLKHCIDGPVLLFTSGNINLKNKKIISIVGTRQITSYGMEFCRKLIEDLAPLDPVIVSGFAYGVDIVAHQLAMEHNLQTIGVVAHGLNQIYPKTHKKYVAKVEQNGGFMTEFWSSSNPDKENFVRRNRIVAGMTEATIVIESADRGGSLITANMANDYNRDVFAVPGRVTDKYSQGCNNLIKTQKANVLTSAADLVYILNWDLEKEMKPVQKQLFVSLDDDEQKVYDFLLKTGKELMDIIALRCDFPIYKISGMLLNMELKGVIRPLPGKLFEAI, encoded by the coding sequence GGAGTTGGCGATATTATGGCCAAAAAACTATTGACTCATTTGGGAAGCGCCGAAGCGGTTTTCAAAGCCAAAGCGTCACAGCTTGCCGCTATCGATGGCGTTGGTTCGATTTTACTAAAAAATCTAAAAGACCAATCTGTTTTCACAAAAGCCAGTCAGGAGCTGGAGTTTATAAAAGCGAACGATATTAATGTGGCCTATTTTCAGGATGAGAATTATCCGGAGCGCTTAAAACATTGCATCGATGGTCCCGTTTTGTTGTTTACATCGGGGAATATCAATTTAAAAAATAAAAAGATAATCAGTATTGTGGGAACGCGCCAAATCACGTCTTACGGAATGGAGTTCTGCCGAAAACTGATTGAAGATTTGGCACCGCTTGATCCGGTAATCGTAAGCGGATTTGCTTATGGCGTTGATATCGTGGCACATCAATTGGCGATGGAACATAATCTGCAAACGATAGGAGTGGTGGCGCATGGTTTGAACCAAATTTATCCTAAAACCCATAAAAAATACGTCGCCAAGGTCGAGCAAAACGGCGGTTTTATGACCGAGTTTTGGAGTTCCTCGAATCCCGATAAAGAAAATTTTGTTCGAAGAAACAGAATCGTTGCAGGAATGACCGAAGCAACCATCGTAATAGAATCAGCGGATAGAGGCGGATCGTTAATTACCGCCAACATGGCCAACGATTACAACCGCGATGTTTTCGCCGTTCCGGGACGCGTAACCGACAAGTACAGTCAAGGCTGTAACAACTTAATCAAAACCCAGAAAGCAAATGTGCTGACCAGCGCTGCTGATTTGGTTTATATCCTGAATTGGGATCTTGAAAAGGAAATGAAACCCGTGCAAAAACAATTGTTTGTCTCTCTTGACGATGACGAACAAAAAGTCTATGATTTTCTTCTAAAAACCGGCAAAGAATTGATGGATATTATCGCTTTGCGTTGTGATTTCCCTATTTATAAAATCTCAGGAATGCTGTTGAATATGGAATTGAAAGGAGTTATTAGGCCATTGCCGGGGAAATTGTTTGAGGCTATATGA